From a region of the Methanobrevibacter sp. V74 genome:
- the rbr gene encoding rubrerythrin, protein MADLKGSKTEENLKTALAGESQARVKYEFYASQAKKDGYVEIKEIFQESSDNEKEHAKIWFKLLNGGKVPDTETNLADAAAGEHEEWTSMYKGFAETAREEGLEDIADLFDAAGATEKAHEERYNALSSKIKAGKVFKKDEEIAWKCNNCGYIHYGKEAPEVCPLCDHPQAHFRKQDTSYI, encoded by the coding sequence ATGGCAGATTTAAAAGGAAGTAAAACTGAAGAAAATTTAAAAACTGCACTTGCAGGAGAATCTCAGGCACGTGTAAAATATGAATTTTATGCTTCTCAAGCTAAAAAAGATGGTTATGTTGAAATTAAAGAAATTTTCCAAGAATCATCTGACAATGAAAAAGAACATGCAAAAATTTGGTTTAAATTATTAAACGGTGGAAAAGTGCCGGACACTGAAACCAATCTCGCAGATGCGGCAGCGGGTGAACATGAAGAATGGACTTCAATGTACAAAGGATTTGCTGAAACCGCACGTGAAGAAGGTTTAGAGGATATTGCAGATTTATTTGATGCAGCCGGTGCAACTGAAAAAGCACACGAAGAAAGATATAATGCATTATCCTCTAAAATCAAAGCAGGTAAAGTATTTAAAAAAGATGAAGAAATTGCATGGAAATGTAATAATTGTGGATACATCCATTATGGAAAGGAAGCTCCAGAAGTATGTCCATTATGTGATCACCCACAAGCACACTTTAGAAAACAGGATACTAGTTATATCTAA
- a CDS encoding DUF4013 domain-containing protein, which translates to MEIFEILKNSIRYPFTDIKTFLIIGVLFFASFISNFPGTFLKNEFMVIVGGIVSLIITIIVIGYELDVLKFGIELKDELPSIDIKRNLKNGIKLFIVDIIYYFIPLVVITIALFIFTGIAATKVTNLEFVGNVTPVDLLNTILTPDFAASIIIVAIVLIIMCIMFSLLALMGQSRLAKTGSIDDAIRFGKSYRDLKEIGVGKTLALIILLYILILVIFLIMAVISLIPVIGIIIAFIVGDTFIAFVQYRAFGLLYSEIA; encoded by the coding sequence ATGGAAATATTTGAAATTTTAAAAAATTCTATTAGATATCCATTTACAGACATTAAAACATTTTTAATTATTGGTGTGCTATTTTTTGCGAGTTTTATTTCTAATTTTCCCGGCACATTTCTTAAAAATGAGTTTATGGTTATAGTTGGAGGTATTGTTTCATTAATAATTACAATAATTGTTATTGGTTATGAATTAGATGTTTTAAAATTTGGTATTGAGTTAAAAGATGAATTACCTTCTATTGATATTAAAAGAAATCTTAAAAATGGAATTAAATTGTTTATTGTAGATATTATATATTATTTTATTCCACTGGTTGTTATTACCATAGCATTATTTATTTTCACTGGAATTGCTGCAACAAAGGTGACTAATCTGGAGTTTGTAGGTAATGTAACTCCTGTTGATTTGTTAAATACTATTTTAACACCAGATTTTGCTGCATCTATAATTATTGTTGCTATTGTTTTAATAATAATGTGTATAATGTTTTCATTATTGGCATTAATGGGACAATCTAGACTGGCAAAAACAGGCAGTATTGATGATGCAATACGTTTTGGTAAATCTTATAGGGATTTAAAAGAAATTGGTGTTGGAAAAACATTAGCTTTAATAATTTTGCTATATATTTTAATATTGGTTATTTTTTTAATAATGGCAGTTATCAGTTTGATTCCAGTTATTGGTATAATTATAGCATTTATTGTTGGCGATACATTTATTGCATTTGTACAATATAGGGCATTTGGTTTATTATACTCAGAAATAGCTTAA
- a CDS encoding nitroreductase family protein has product MSVIFKRQSIRKFKDKPVEKDKIIKLLKAGMQAPSACNQQAWEFIVVSKLEDKIAISAMHQFAKPAANASHLIITVGNLNEAKIVRMVEQDLGACNENILLQATHEGLGAVWLGFHPIEERTLKLKEYLNIPDYCIPFSVICVGYPVCESDIKLRYDESKVHYDKYWDGVHDNL; this is encoded by the coding sequence ATGAGTGTAATTTTTAAAAGACAGAGTATTCGAAAATTTAAAGATAAGCCGGTTGAAAAGGACAAAATTATCAAATTATTAAAAGCGGGTATGCAAGCACCTTCAGCTTGTAATCAGCAGGCTTGGGAATTCATTGTTGTTTCAAAACTGGAGGATAAGATAGCTATTTCTGCCATGCATCAGTTTGCAAAACCTGCAGCTAATGCTTCACATTTAATCATCACTGTAGGTAATTTAAATGAAGCCAAAATTGTTAGAATGGTCGAACAGGATCTTGGAGCATGTAATGAAAATATTTTACTTCAAGCAACTCATGAAGGTTTAGGTGCTGTTTGGTTAGGTTTCCATCCAATTGAAGAACGTACATTAAAATTAAAAGAATATTTAAATATTCCTGATTACTGCATTCCATTTTCTGTAATTTGTGTGGGATATCCTGTTTGTGAAAGCGATATAAAACTTAGATATGATGAATCTAAGGTTCATTATGATAAATATTGGGATGGTGTTCATGATAACTTGTAG
- the mch gene encoding methenyltetrahydromethanopterin cyclohydrolase yields MVSVNLEAKKTVDVMIEKADEINIAVATLKNGATVLDCGVNVDGSFKAGELYTKVCLGGVADVGISIPGDLSEKFALPSVKIKTDSPSISTLGSQKAGWSVSVGDFFALGSGPARAIALKPAETYEEIGYDDKDAELAILTLEADVLPGEDVAQYIADECDVNVKNVYLLVAPTSSLVGSIQISGRVVENGTYKMLEAIKFDVTKVKHAAGIAPIAPIDPNGLKAMGKTNDAVLFGGRTYYYIESDENDDIADVAAKLPSSAADGYGKPFFDVFKEAEFDFYKIDKGMFAPAEVVINDLTTGKIYKEGFVNVDLLKKSFGVDG; encoded by the coding sequence ATGGTAAGTGTAAACTTAGAAGCTAAAAAAACCGTAGATGTAATGATTGAAAAAGCAGATGAAATAAACATCGCTGTTGCAACTTTAAAAAATGGTGCTACAGTTCTTGATTGTGGTGTTAATGTAGATGGAAGTTTTAAAGCCGGAGAACTTTATACTAAAGTTTGTCTTGGTGGAGTTGCCGATGTTGGAATTTCAATTCCTGGAGATTTATCTGAAAAATTCGCACTTCCTTCAGTAAAAATTAAAACTGACTCACCTTCTATTTCAACCTTAGGTTCTCAAAAAGCGGGCTGGTCTGTTTCTGTGGGTGATTTCTTTGCATTAGGTTCAGGACCTGCAAGGGCAATCGCTTTAAAACCAGCAGAAACTTATGAGGAAATTGGTTATGATGACAAAGATGCAGAATTAGCAATTTTAACTCTTGAAGCTGATGTATTGCCAGGTGAAGATGTTGCTCAATATATTGCTGATGAATGTGATGTTAATGTTAAAAATGTTTACTTGCTTGTAGCTCCTACTTCTTCTCTTGTTGGATCTATTCAAATTTCAGGCAGAGTAGTTGAAAACGGAACTTACAAAATGTTGGAAGCTATTAAATTTGATGTAACTAAAGTAAAACATGCAGCAGGTATTGCACCAATAGCACCAATTGACCCAAACGGATTAAAAGCAATGGGTAAAACAAATGATGCAGTATTGTTCGGTGGAAGAACCTATTACTATATTGAATCTGATGAAAATGATGATATTGCTGATGTGGCAGCTAAATTACCATCTTCTGCAGCTGATGGGTATGGCAAACCGTTCTTCGACGTATTTAAAGAAGCTGAATTTGACTTCTATAAAATCGATAAAGGAATGTTTGCTCCTGCTGAAGTAGTAATTAATGATTTAACTACTGGTAAAATTTACAAAGAAGGTTTTGTTAACGTGGATTTGCTTAAAAAATCCTTTGGGGTAGATGGATAA
- the rbr gene encoding rubrerythrin produces MTDLKGTQTEKNLEYAFAGESQAHTKYQYFANKAKEEGYVQIHDIFMETSKNEREHAKIWFKLLHDEKIPDTIANLNAAADGENEEWTSMYKGFAETAKEEGFPMIAFLFEKVGAIEKEHEERYRTLLANVENNSVFEKEEEIEWKCENCGFVFKGPNAPEKCPVCGFPKAHFEERATNFK; encoded by the coding sequence ATGACTGATTTAAAAGGTACTCAAACTGAAAAAAATTTGGAATACGCATTTGCTGGTGAGTCTCAAGCTCACACAAAATATCAATACTTTGCTAATAAAGCAAAAGAGGAAGGATATGTTCAAATCCATGATATTTTCATGGAAACTTCTAAAAATGAAAGGGAACATGCTAAAATCTGGTTCAAATTATTACACGATGAAAAAATTCCAGACACAATAGCTAACCTCAATGCAGCAGCAGATGGTGAAAACGAAGAATGGACTTCAATGTACAAAGGATTTGCAGAAACCGCTAAAGAAGAAGGTTTCCCAATGATTGCATTCTTATTTGAAAAGGTTGGAGCAATCGAAAAAGAACATGAAGAGAGATACAGAACATTACTTGCTAATGTAGAAAACAATTCTGTATTTGAAAAAGAAGAAGAAATTGAATGGAAATGTGAAAATTGTGGATTTGTTTTCAAAGGTCCTAATGCGCCTGAAAAATGTCCAGTTTGCGGATTTCCAAAAGCACACTTTGAAGAAAGAGCTACTAACTTTAAATAA
- a CDS encoding DUF2149 domain-containing protein: MVRKHSRRRSKRVEEDPMTGTSNLVDAMLVIAVGFLVFVIISWNMQAMIDPDHNVQEQMQKQMTEVDQGQQLNETPDTSNSSGQGYTEMGKVYKDPATGKLIMVEG; encoded by the coding sequence ATGGTAAGAAAACATAGTAGACGTAGGTCTAAACGTGTCGAAGAAGACCCGATGACTGGTACATCTAACCTTGTAGATGCGATGCTGGTTATTGCAGTTGGTTTTTTAGTTTTTGTTATCATAAGTTGGAACATGCAAGCTATGATTGATCCGGACCATAATGTTCAAGAACAAATGCAGAAACAAATGACTGAAGTAGACCAAGGTCAACAATTAAACGAGACTCCAGACACTTCAAATAGTTCTGGTCAAGGTTATACTGAAATGGGTAAAGTTTATAAAGACCCCGCTACAGGTAAGCTGATAATGGTGGAGGGCTAA
- a CDS encoding ClC family H(+)/Cl(-) exchange transporter, which produces MKNLEKTLRSVSENPKYIFRLTVQGVLVGFFAGLMVCLYRWLLAGSESVLRGYLSIIKGNIFFIVLFFIVLAILGLLIDWLTKWEADSAGSGIPQVYAEVKGHMEANWAKVLFSKVVSGVLTAIGGLSLGPEGPSVQIGGMAGKGIAKIFKGSKTDELRLILVGSAVGITAAFNAPLAGVIFVFEEINHGFDKTLVFIALVSAIVSDFISKIIFGQSTILNFPVLDIPLDSYWVLIILGVIIGLLGYGYNIGLIKSSDVLNNLKIPSWLKFVLVFMLSGVVALLIPEISDGGHFMMDILDVAIPSLSVLLVLLVLKYLFSMFSFSSGAPGGIFLPILVLGAYIGAIFGSVVVPAFGWQHDLIYRFIIISMAGFFAATVRSPITGIVLLAEMSGSTESLVAMIFVSLIAYVVPTLLGNEPIYESLYDRLLLNKNKELVKKPSKHVLSEYIVPLDCNYINFKIKDIPFPKNAIVVSVIRNGKYMIPTEDFNIIYSDQIHVLTDSNDYPYVRQEIEELFGG; this is translated from the coding sequence ATGAAAAATCTTGAGAAAACATTAAGGTCTGTAAGTGAAAATCCAAAATATATTTTTAGATTAACCGTCCAAGGTGTTCTAGTTGGTTTTTTTGCAGGTTTAATGGTATGCTTATATAGATGGTTGCTTGCAGGTTCTGAAAGTGTTTTAAGAGGTTATTTAAGCATAATAAAGGGAAACATATTTTTCATTGTCTTATTTTTCATAGTTCTGGCAATTTTAGGTCTTTTAATAGATTGGCTAACTAAATGGGAAGCTGATTCAGCCGGAAGCGGAATACCTCAAGTTTATGCTGAGGTAAAAGGACACATGGAAGCAAATTGGGCAAAAGTATTATTTTCTAAAGTTGTCTCTGGAGTTTTAACTGCAATTGGCGGGCTGTCTTTAGGTCCTGAAGGTCCATCAGTTCAAATTGGAGGTATGGCCGGAAAAGGTATTGCAAAAATTTTTAAAGGATCAAAAACAGATGAATTGAGATTAATTCTTGTTGGTTCTGCAGTGGGTATTACAGCCGCTTTTAATGCACCTTTAGCTGGGGTGATATTCGTTTTTGAAGAAATTAATCATGGATTTGACAAAACTCTAGTTTTTATTGCATTAGTTTCAGCCATTGTTTCAGATTTCATATCAAAGATTATTTTTGGCCAATCCACCATACTTAATTTCCCAGTTTTAGATATTCCTTTAGATTCATATTGGGTTTTAATCATTTTAGGGGTTATTATTGGTCTTTTAGGTTATGGTTATAATATTGGACTGATTAAATCAAGTGATGTGCTGAATAATCTTAAAATTCCATCATGGCTTAAATTTGTATTGGTATTCATGCTTTCCGGTGTTGTAGCATTATTAATTCCGGAGATTAGCGATGGCGGACACTTTATGATGGATATATTGGATGTAGCTATTCCTTCACTAAGTGTATTATTGGTATTATTGGTTTTAAAATATCTCTTTTCAATGTTTTCATTCTCATCTGGAGCTCCGGGAGGTATATTTTTACCAATTTTGGTATTAGGAGCGTATATTGGAGCTATTTTTGGCTCTGTCGTGGTTCCGGCATTTGGATGGCAGCATGATTTAATTTATAGATTTATAATTATTTCAATGGCAGGATTTTTTGCAGCAACTGTCAGGTCTCCAATTACAGGAATAGTTCTTTTAGCTGAGATGTCAGGGTCAACGGAATCGTTGGTAGCTATGATTTTTGTTTCCTTAATAGCTTATGTTGTTCCAACACTTCTTGGAAACGAACCAATTTATGAATCACTTTATGATAGGTTATTGTTAAATAAAAATAAGGAATTGGTTAAAAAACCTTCAAAACATGTATTGTCAGAATATATAGTTCCTTTAGATTGTAATTATATTAATTTTAAAATTAAAGATATTCCTTTCCCTAAAAATGCAATTGTAGTGTCAGTTATAAGAAATGGAAAGTATATGATTCCAACTGAGGATTTTAATATTATATACAGTGATCAGATACATGTTTTAACTGATAGTAATGACTATCCATATGTGCGCCAAGAGATTGAAGAGTTATTCGGTGGTTGA
- a CDS encoding transcription factor S, with protein MEFCPDCGAMLMPKKGKIKCKCGYGKNLTKNDIEEQYTFEGDKNPQFKVIVTDNKNVALPTTKITCYKCGGTKGYWWTVQTRSADEAPTNFIRCAKCGNTWRSSN; from the coding sequence ATGGAATTCTGTCCTGATTGTGGTGCAATGTTAATGCCTAAAAAAGGCAAAATCAAATGTAAATGTGGATATGGGAAAAATTTAACTAAAAATGATATTGAAGAGCAATATACATTTGAAGGAGATAAAAATCCTCAATTTAAAGTCATTGTGACTGACAATAAAAATGTTGCACTCCCAACTACAAAAATAACATGTTATAAATGTGGGGGGACAAAAGGTTATTGGTGGACAGTGCAAACAAGATCTGCTGATGAAGCGCCAACTAATTTTATCCGTTGTGCAAAGTGCGGAAATACTTGGCGAAGTTCTAATTAG
- a CDS encoding BspA family leucine-rich repeat surface protein — translation MAKIHLYDFEHFNTTTSSIYELGEFNTLIILKNGVNLTSWDDVENKEEIVYVSEDLFGITSLEGRYEGLKNLKAIVTIGVGYVESLKKMFAGCESLQEISSLGSWDVSGVRDVSFMFEDCKSLEDISALVNWDLSHVEDASNMFSGCGRLTDITALANWNVSNVRHMSRMFADCSNLVSVSALSTWDVSKVSEMYYLFAYCAKLRDISGLSSWDVSNVLDMGCLFDFCTSLEDISPIANWNLSNVFNITALFRGCSSLKDISPLSNWDLTIMHRNSALLAVFSHCISLKNISPLKNWDVSGIARMSGLFEGCISLKNISPLKNWDVSNVVSLDYLFRDCNALMNISPLKNWDVSNVEYMRGMFDSCISLVDISSLSKWDVSNVKAMNKMFYGCSSLVDVSSLNDWKVAYGTSITSIFNNCGAIEKYPDWFKTEMIKNIEEFDNKSKLINSLDESFFKKFNLNDFDEKTQLYLVEFLTNQSILAFIGDRSEYRSVQELAVEKITDEVVLASIAIHNHNYDVLPGEGNSNYKFHFYNRENALIKIKNKVMLVKVACEVPHILDNMDHIVKFIDLEKEWADIVINAKCDDVRLFAMRHIKTDNALLRIIDKSQDKGIVKIAKVVREINASKQ, via the coding sequence ATGGCTAAGATTCACTTATATGATTTTGAACATTTCAACACTACTACAAGCAGTATTTACGAATTAGGGGAGTTTAATACACTTATTATTCTTAAAAATGGTGTAAATTTAACTAGTTGGGATGATGTTGAAAATAAGGAAGAAATTGTATATGTCAGTGAAGATTTGTTCGGTATAACCTCACTTGAAGGAAGATATGAAGGTTTAAAAAATTTAAAGGCTATTGTTACAATAGGTGTCGGGTATGTTGAAAGCTTAAAAAAAATGTTTGCTGGTTGTGAATCATTACAGGAAATCTCTTCACTTGGTTCATGGGATGTTTCAGGTGTTAGGGATGTTAGTTTCATGTTTGAAGACTGCAAAAGTTTGGAAGATATTTCTGCTTTGGTAAATTGGGATTTGTCGCATGTAGAAGATGCTTCTAACATGTTTTCTGGATGCGGCAGATTAACAGACATTACAGCTCTTGCAAATTGGAATGTATCTAATGTAAGACATATGTCTCGCATGTTTGCTGATTGCAGTAATTTAGTTAGTGTCTCTGCATTGTCTACATGGGATGTTAGCAAGGTAAGTGAAATGTATTATTTATTTGCTTATTGTGCTAAATTAAGGGATATTTCAGGACTGTCTTCATGGGATGTTAGTAATGTTTTGGACATGGGATGTTTATTTGATTTTTGCACATCTTTAGAAGATATTTCTCCTATTGCAAATTGGAACTTATCAAATGTATTCAATATAACTGCATTATTCAGGGGATGTAGTAGCTTAAAGGATATTTCACCATTATCTAATTGGGATTTAACTATCATGCATAGAAATTCGGCTCTTCTTGCAGTATTTTCCCATTGCATTTCTCTTAAAAATATTTCTCCTTTGAAAAATTGGGATGTTTCAGGTATAGCTCGCATGAGTGGTCTTTTTGAAGGTTGTATTTCTCTTAAAAATATTTCTCCTTTGAAGAATTGGGATGTTTCCAATGTTGTTTCTCTGGATTATTTATTTAGGGATTGTAATGCTTTAATGAATATTTCTCCTTTGAAAAATTGGGATGTTTCTAATGTTGAATATATGAGGGGAATGTTTGATAGCTGCATTTCTTTAGTAGATATTTCATCATTAAGTAAATGGGATGTTTCTAATGTTAAAGCTATGAATAAAATGTTTTATGGTTGTTCTTCACTTGTTGATGTTTCTAGTTTAAATGATTGGAAAGTAGCATATGGCACTTCAATCACATCTATTTTTAATAATTGCGGAGCTATTGAAAAGTATCCTGACTGGTTTAAGACGGAAATGATTAAGAATATTGAGGAATTCGACAATAAATCTAAACTTATCAATAGTTTAGATGAATCGTTTTTTAAAAAGTTCAATTTAAATGATTTTGATGAAAAAACCCAATTATATTTAGTTGAATTTCTAACTAATCAATCAATTCTAGCATTCATTGGTGATAGGTCTGAATACAGGTCGGTTCAGGAACTTGCAGTTGAAAAAATAACCGATGAAGTTGTATTGGCAAGTATTGCTATTCACAATCACAATTATGATGTTTTACCTGGGGAGGGCAATTCAAATTATAAATTCCATTTCTACAATAGAGAAAACGCATTGATAAAAATTAAAAATAAGGTCATGCTTGTTAAGGTTGCCTGTGAAGTACCGCACATCCTTGACAATATGGATCACATTGTAAAATTCATTGATTTAGAAAAAGAATGGGCAGATATTGTTATTAATGCTAAATGTGATGATGTTCGTTTGTTTGCTATGAGGCATATTAAAACAGACAATGCTCTTTTAAGAATTATTGATAAAAGTCAAGATAAAGGAATTGTAAAAATCGCCAAAGTAGTAAGAGAAATCAATGCCTCAAAACAATGA